In Salvia miltiorrhiza cultivar Shanhuang (shh) chromosome 4, IMPLAD_Smil_shh, whole genome shotgun sequence, the DNA window CACGCGCTCCAGCTGTGCCGCTTGGGGCAGCTACAACCCACTCGCGCTTCACCTCTCTTCTAGTGGGGCCCATCGCGTCAGTTTGGTACCTGGCAACAATTTTAACTAGTGTGTTCGTAGCCAAAATGTGACTATTTAGCATTACTCAAATAAAAGTGTCATgttatatattctctctctcacacataGTTATAGTGTTATACTTCTTTCGTTCAataaaaatgtactccctccgtcccattattgaagacacactttccttattggattgtcccaataataaagacacacttccaaataagaaaataattaggatttaagatatattaattaaatgcatcttaattaaagtataaataagaaaaaaaatcctAAAGGTCTTTTCTATCTCTCGGCCTCtccgcctctctcactctctcgaaagttctctctaatctctcggcctctccgcctctctcactctctgaaTCGATCGTCTCCGGAACCCTAAAAACCCGCCGCCCTCAGCCAATTCTACAGCTACACCCCTCCATCCGCGCCGCCCTCCTCCGAAACCCTAAGATTCTGCCACCCTCAGCCTCCAACCCTAATCCCCTTTTTTCCTCTCTTTGGAACCCTAGATCTACGCATTTATGGCCGATAAATTGGGTTAGTCAGCGTGTTTGAACTCCGAATTCGTTCCCGATTCGGAGGACGAAAAATTCTTTGATTCCTTACCTCTGTTGCCGTCGCCGCCGTCTGGTTATTTCTATGAGAGGAGCGGCAGATTCCAGGGTTCCGAGGAGTCCGTAGGTGGTGCTTTCATGGAGTATTCGAGGGTTCTGAGGAGTCCGATCCGCCGGCCCATCTATCGCCATCTCTCTACCGCGATGAAGGCGGAAGAGTCAGAGCTAGACTCTCTCCTATGCACGGAGAGCTGGGACGACGTCGTGCACGAGCGGGAAGAGGTTGTCGGCGGCGACTGGTGTATCCGGTGCTCCCCTTTGTTGCGAAGGATGGTGGGGACCATGTTTCTGGCTCTAAAAGGGTGAGATTGTTCTTATTGTTGCGATATTTGTGTTCCTCTGTATCTAGCATCAGTACAGTGTGGTAGATGGAATTTGATATGCTGAAATGATGAATAAATGCTCGCTTGTTTAATTTGTATGTCTTGGCCAAAAAATCTATGATTATTTATGCTACTTCATGAGATTGTGGGCTGTTGACTCATccaaaacacctagcggatggactcgaatttatacgaggtcgtcctagggcagtaaggtgactcaagtcgtttcacacggaaggcttaacagggcttcaattgtgctactcacaggaaacaggaaataaacctaaacactctaatcagaagttggGTCTGACATTcactctccgattaactaatgcgtaaatAGAATTAAGCATATAAAACTAACTAGGCCAAAAATAGGAaacagattaagaacgcaggaaaactaataaacctagggttctaaactagcaatctagaaagcaatagttaattcaacaatcataaacaacgattatctaagcgagataaaagaacaaacaattcatcaaatgaactcgaagcaacaataatctacgcaaaggaaataaactagcattcaatCCTATAGAAAACGTAAACTGAGTTCTTACAGCGAGTACGATCCAAAACTTTAATCCAATGTAATGAAAATTAACATGATCTTCAATCCACAAAGCCaaaagatgtttgttgatgtttgaactactctaaaactaggAAAACAATGGTaaaatcgcctaggaggctgctggggtcgagagtgAGTCCAAAACGTAACTGCTGAAACaccagggacggcggcgccatggacggcggccgccgtgacacggcggcgccgtagaCACCCTTTGCTGCTCTCTCCACAGAAttgcacggcgcgcgccgtggggccgcggccggcgtcttgacggcggccgccgtgagcttTGCTTCCACAAACGCTCCCAACGATGCCAAAAAGCTCGACAACTCCtgaatcctgcacacgacagtaACATACCCAAAtagtcatcgagcacgtgaaaaatagagcAAAAAGAAATGAAGCacgctcgaatgcacagcagaaaAACTCGCAAATACAAccaaaaacgaggtaaacaacccccccacacttaaatccttgcttgtcctcaagcaacaatcacaataTCGAAAGAAagtccacaagcgattcttctcaccaagcaaacaccaaccaatccaagtccttcaagatatcaatgtccccaatcaggtgttcaaagttaaggtttaaaaatgcaacaacaaggtgatataactcaatccgatcagacccaattctccgctaggggtgaatttcctaatgccatttcctttataatcatatctcgttcctttttcacattctttcatttttttgcatttcacttttttttttggtcaagttattttcgctcttaatagatgggccgtaattcacgagattgacaCTTTtagaggtgatccaaaatattttCGCGTGGTTTCCAATGCTCATAATGATGCCATTAGAGAAGCAGAGACCCAAagctatcaaaaactcaacaaccaaccaaacatttcaactcagagaaagatattaggatattgcactgaaaacactctccctagcatctaccggacaaatcacgtcaagagttgctcatcagggtgttgcatctAAACCTTAAACTACTTACACCACATTGGGAATAAATCAATCATAAaagacaaggacaacaaacaacACGAATCACAACCCAGAATCGCTAGTGAACCACcatcaacatgcgatgcacttcaaaaacaaacaagaaatcaagacaaggggaccattcgccccacacaagaaagccctagaacacaacaaaaagacacccacaggattcacaactaccaacaaacaccccccccccacacttaaaatctggcactgtcctcagtgcatacaaaaagaggggtgaaagaggaaacttccctaaatactgatccaagtggtgagtctgtagtatcccacgatgtctgccaaTCCTCATCTATAAACCAACAGTCCCCAACGcaccaacctgcaccaaacaacagaaacaatagaaacacaaacccaaacaaaacgaaagaaaaacgaaaacaagggaaagcaagaaaaacatgggttgcctcccatgcagcgctagtttttaagtcgccagcccgactaagaggatcccttaaccaaaatccgattgaagcgtcagctgccttaacgcccttgtaaacacatcttcttgaattgcagctgcgggtcctccaaatgagcgctccatgctcatatcatgagatggtcttctatccacacatccaaggagatcgagtgacacaacctcatcaagcttctcttccagtagcaaggcacacaaaaggccttgctctttatcttcttcctcttgcagcttatccaggaattcttgctcaatctcactttcatcttgcaagttagcaagaaattcttccacgatctcgtcctcctcctgtagcttattaaggaattcctgaacaatacaatcctcatccaaagcatcaaatgtttcaacataagagcagttttGAATTAAGAAAGttggggtagtaggttttttatcaaaagctgAGAATGTTACAGCTTTACCTGCCCCtgccatactcacagttcccgtactcacatcgatgcgagtatgggtggtagccataaaaggtcggccaagcagcacgagatgcccattctcgcctctaatcccttttcccacatcaaggacaacaaaatcagccaaaacactaatccccctcacaacaacctcaacatcctcaacaaggccccgtgggctactaatagagccgtcagctagctctatcttcatatttGTGCATTTAAGCTCTTTATTAcctaatttctcaaaaatatcaagtggcatcaaattgactgccgcgcccaaatcaagcattcctaaaaccttttcaaccccacctaagctaatataaaaaataaagctacctggatctccttgcttgggtggtggttggtctggtgcaacagtggcaggtggcagtggctcactggggcattgggtggCTTTGAGTGCttgcacggttttgcttctccatttccccgtggttattggggcattttccttgattaccgccacgacatgagcttgatgcggctgttggtcctggtttgggaactttcCAGTTGGccgttcttgctgcagctgattcaaggctcctaatagttgcccaactgtagtctcaaggcgcttgatggtagcactctgagcctccatcgcctgtttgctagcttgcatgaaagcttgcatctgatcttcaaataaggggcctggaggttggtgctgctgaggtaGGTAGAGTTGCTGCTGATATGGTTGAGGGTAATGCTGCTGCTGAGGGAATGAGGACTGTTGTTgagatgggtagaactgctgctggtcTGATACCCCAATTGCTGTGGAGGTCGGGGGAACTGATTGCCTTGGTTTGATtccgacccttggccaggagcttggttcctccatcccgaattctgctcatttctccaacccgagttggagctttgttgcccttgattaaagctgggcctctgttcaaattgaggcctccccggatagccctgagcagcatagacctctgcttctccttcaggtgtgaattctcccattcgatggcacgcgttgattccatggccaaattcaccacatatgccacaacccTCTGCTGGTGGCGCGCAAACGGGTGGAGCCTCCACCTTGTTCATCGTGAGGTgctgtacttgcctcatcaagtctgctacctgcttctgaagctcattgtttggagctactgcattcgcttcaaccctccttcctcttaccgacttttgttgagaactcgcggcaagcgtgtcgaagatctccttgagctcattggctgtctttcgggcaatgttgccccctgctgtactgtccaccataaactgtgccgtctgaatcaatccgtcatagaagaactgcatcaacataacgggtgctaactggtgctgtgggcactggcggatgagctcttggaatctctcccaagcctcgtggagaggctcgtcagctccttgtatgaagttcattatttgggtcctaatctcctgtgtcttgtgattagggtagtacttgagcatgaacttctcgcatgcctctccccatgtggtgatggagtttggcggcagggacagtaaccacgtcctagcccggtccttgagtgcataaggtaagcacttgagtctcaactgatcctcggtgagttctAGCAGTGGGAaagtctgcacttgagtgcagaagtcacgGATGAACTACAAGGCATCCTCActtggcatcccatgaaagagcggaagcaggtttgaatcgttgggcttcagattataattccggactgcCGTGGAAAGCACTATCGCCGAAGTGCTCGTGttcccaataactggcctggaaaagTCGCCCATGTACTGTatattctgctccgccatggcTTCGTAGTCAGTGTTGGGACGaactttttcttcttcttcagaatgcactgaaagtgtatcctcaacggcttccaggatggggttggaagcgattctctcttcacagtcttcctctcgaaactgtgattccacaaggtttctcgaactggactcggactcctcctccaggcttgaaaggatCTCATGAGGTCGAtgtatgttgtcgtagtaaggtgcaagctttctcttcaagcttctgcgtccttgcatacacaacacgaacaaaaaaatcaaacgcaccggagggagaaaataaccgagttaaaagaaagaaacaaaataaacactgaaaacaaatgcaacacaatcaaatgcctaaagccttccccgacaacggcgccaaaatttgactcatccaaaacacctagcggatggactcgaatttatacgaggtcgtcctagggcagtaaggtgactcaagtcgtctcacacggaaggcttaacagggcttcaattgtgctactcacaggaaacaggaaataaacctaaacactctaatcagaagttggGTCTAACATTcactctccgattaactaatgcgtaaatAGAATTAAGCATATAAAACTAACTAGGCCAAAAATAGGAAatagattaagaacgcaggaaaactaataaacctagggttctaaactagcaatctagaaagcaatagttaattcaacaatcataaacaacgattatctaggcgagataaaagaacaaacaattcatcaaatgaactcgaagcaacaataatctacgcaaaggaaataaactagcattcaatCCTATAGAAAACGTAAACTGAGTTCTTACAGCGAGTACGATCCAAAACTTCAATccaatgtaatgaaaactaacatgatcttcaatccacaaagccaaaagatgtttgttgatgtttgaactactctaaaactaggAAAACAAAGGTaaaatcgcctaggaggctgctggggtcgagagtgAGTCCAAAATCCTAAGAATCGGCTTTTATATGaagaaaaacgtaactgccgaaacaccagggacggcggcgccgtagaCACCCTTTGCTGCTCTCTCCACAGAATTGCACGGCGCgtgccgtggggccgcggccagCGTcttgacggcggccgccgtgagacggcggcgacCGTGAGCTTTGCTTCCACAAACGCTCCCAACGATGCCAAAAAGCTCGACAACTCCtgaatcctgcacacgacagtaACATACCCAAAtagtcatcgagcacgtgaaaaatagagtaaaaagAAATGAAGCACGCTCGAATGCACAACAGAAAAACTCGCAAATACCACCCAAAAATGAGGTAAACAGTTGTGTCCCTTAAATTTGGCTTGATGGCTTTGAATTGGTTCTTTCTTGTGACTAATTGTGTGTGATTGAATATGGTGTGTGTCCTGTTGGTATGAGGGGTATGGCCCTCTGTGCTGTTGATACTTCCATTAAATTATTGTTGGTATGAGGGATGTGTCCCTCTGTGAACTGTTTGTTTTTTTAAACTTGAAAATTTCCAGGCTGTGTTCCATTCTAAATAAGGAGCTTTCAAATCCATAAAATGAAAAAGCTTTACACTAACACTTTACAAAATATGGGGCATTTAACAAAAACTAACCTCTTTCAGTTGGTGTCTCcaaccaaaataaaaaagaattctaAAAACAGCCAACTAAATGGAGGCATCCGCAATCAACATTAGTTGATTGAAGGCAGCTTCCATTGCTGCAAATGCATTAGGCTCTAATCCCAACTGCATTTTCAGTTGGTCTATGCCCTTCACAACTCAGTTTTCAAGCAAATATCCAATGCACTCTTCCACAAGGTCTTTTGACACTTCTAATGCCATTGGAAGTGCACACAGTCTTGCAATCATTCTCTTCTTCATGTGTGGGAGATTGTAACAATTCTGCCttcttacttttaaaatttcaGTTAAACACCCATGTAGGCTCAATAATACACAGTTTAAAGTACTAGGACTTAGCTCTTCATACGATTTCTGAACTGCCTTCACTAGCTCCCCTTCATTTGTGTAAACTGATTGTACTTGCAAGCTTTGAATGGCCCTAAACCAACCCAAGTCATTGATGTTGGTGTCTGGGCTATTTGGAGGCTGATGAACAATCTTGATATCAAAATCATTTGCTGTTGCTGCAGCTCTGAAATCTGGATCACTGTCTTTTATATGTGGCTTAGCATTATCTTGCTGTATGTATATAGTTTTGCTTGCAAATTGGGGCCATTTGGCCATAATTGCTGGAATTAGCTATTTATATAGCCAAGAAACTAAAATTAAACATTCTTACATGTGAAATTAAGCTTCATATGAGCTCAACAAAATAAAACCAACTAAATTAGAAGTACAATGCATACATAGCTCGTCTGTTTTCCATGCCTTGTAGATAAAGCAGTCCTTCATCACTTGTTTAGTGATGGACTGAATTGGTTTCTCTTCCATTGTTCCAGCCTCCCTGTTCTTGCTTGTTCTTTTGGCTGGTACCATCTCAGTGAAAGGGAAAATCCCTATCTTGCCATCGAATAACACACTCCCATCTTCATTGAATAAAGGCCTGCACACTGCACATACGAACATAACCTTTTTAATGAACTTCTTACTTTTGCATGTGCAATGTGGATCTATTTCTGCTGGAGTCAAGTAAAATTTGTGATTTGATTTGGTGATGTAGAACCACTTCTCATCAACATGCACGACATTGTGCATATTCTTGAACTTTAGGACATTGCATATCCTATCATACACAATGTGTTCGAGAGAGAACTGAAGCCTCAATAACTTGTTGGGAGCTGTCAAATCTGGTCGG includes these proteins:
- the LOC131023265 gene encoding uncharacterized protein LOC131023265; the encoded protein is MGRWISKGLIRAHSSVIRPDLTAPNKLLRLQFSLEHIVYDRICNVLKFKNMHNVVHVDEKWFYITKSNHKFYLTPAEIDPHCTCKSKKFIKKVMFVCAVCRPLFNEDGSVLFDGKIGIFPFTEMVPAKRTSKNREAGTMEEKPIQSITKQVMKDCFIYKAWKTDELSIMAKWPQFASKTIYIQQDNAKPHIKDSDPDFRAAATANDFDIKIVHQPPNSPDTNINDLGWFRAIQSLQVQSVYTNEGELVKAVQKSYEELSPSTLNCDSGVVELFGIVGSVCGSKAHGRRRLTAAAVKTLAAAPRHAPCNSVERAAKGVYGAAVPGVSAVTFFFI